The proteins below are encoded in one region of Alkalinema sp. FACHB-956:
- the rdgB gene encoding RdgB/HAM1 family non-canonical purine NTP pyrophosphatase: MTVLVVATGNPGKLKEIQAYFSEGSGWELELKPPELDVEETGVTFLENACLKASQVALATGCWAIADDSGLAVDGLDGAPGVFSARYGTSDDDRIDRVLRELGDTTERRAQFICAIAVARPDGTIVVQEEGICPGEILQTRRGEGGFGYDPIFFVPEKNLTFAEMSPEMKHELSHRGRAFQRVMPQLEALLTNAND; this comes from the coding sequence ATGACGGTGTTGGTGGTCGCCACTGGCAATCCTGGGAAGTTGAAGGAAATTCAAGCCTATTTCAGCGAAGGTTCGGGCTGGGAATTAGAACTAAAGCCACCGGAATTGGATGTGGAGGAAACGGGCGTAACGTTTTTGGAAAATGCTTGCTTGAAGGCATCACAGGTAGCGCTGGCGACAGGGTGCTGGGCGATCGCCGATGATTCCGGGCTAGCGGTAGATGGGTTGGATGGTGCGCCGGGGGTCTTTTCGGCGCGGTATGGTACCAGTGACGACGATCGCATCGATCGGGTGCTGCGGGAGTTAGGGGATACCACCGAGCGACGGGCACAGTTTATCTGTGCGATCGCGGTGGCCCGTCCGGATGGCACGATCGTGGTTCAGGAAGAGGGCATCTGCCCGGGGGAAATTTTGCAGACTCGGCGAGGTGAGGGTGGCTTCGGTTACGATCCCATCTTTTTTGTCCCAGAAAAGAATCTAACCTTTGCGGAAATGTCGCCGGAAATGAAGCATGAGTTAAGCCATCGAGGGCGAGCCTTTCAACGGGTGATGCCACAGTTAGAGGCGCTGCTGACCAATGCGAATGATTAG
- a CDS encoding GDSL-type esterase/lipase family protein, with protein sequence MRLKQPTQRWIVMGDSLVYGFGDPIGGGWVERLRRQWMSPDCTDHVLYNLGVRGDGINQVLQRLETEFRLRGEVRNRLPDALILSVGTNDSPRLGRSDGRNFLDFAAFQGAIGQLLDQAQGLCPVYFVGMVPVNEAAMPFLDCLYYNHADQFRYKEATRKACEQRGIPYLDLFERWMAKGTTWCHQRLTQDGLHPNALGYETMLADVLAWDALAALSHPQAAIAP encoded by the coding sequence ATGCGGCTAAAACAGCCAACCCAGCGCTGGATTGTGATGGGGGATAGCCTAGTTTATGGGTTTGGGGATCCGATCGGGGGCGGCTGGGTAGAACGGTTGCGCCGCCAATGGATGAGTCCAGACTGCACCGACCATGTGCTCTACAACCTGGGGGTGCGGGGAGATGGCATCAACCAAGTGTTGCAGCGCTTGGAGACGGAATTTCGGCTGCGGGGAGAGGTGCGCAATCGCCTGCCGGATGCACTGATTTTGTCCGTGGGCACGAATGACTCACCGCGACTGGGCCGATCGGATGGCCGCAATTTTCTGGATTTTGCAGCCTTTCAAGGGGCGATCGGGCAATTGCTGGATCAGGCGCAAGGGCTCTGTCCGGTGTATTTTGTGGGCATGGTGCCGGTGAATGAAGCCGCGATGCCCTTTTTGGATTGTCTGTATTACAACCATGCTGACCAGTTCCGCTACAAAGAGGCCACCCGCAAAGCCTGCGAGCAACGAGGCATCCCCTACTTAGATTTATTTGAGCGGTGGATGGCCAAGGGAACGACCTGGTGTCACCAGCGGTTGACGCAGGATGGTCTGCATCCCAATGCCTTGGGCTACGAAACGATGTTGGCGGATGTGCTGGCCTGGGATGCCCTGGCGGCACTCAGTCATCCGCAGGCCGCGATCGCACCGTAA
- a CDS encoding adenylate/guanylate cyclase domain-containing protein: protein MVNRLGKQLWQWRGLWMIIPAVTGAIVLLRALGWLQPLEWMALDQYFRLRPQEPTDDRIVIVGVDEADIQAIGRWPMDDNTLAQVIETIQQQQPRAIGLDFFRDVPVEPGSKRLTQVLAKLPNLIGIEKRLGSQDASAVNPANLLKQKGQTASNNIVADGDGKLRRALLYWTTPDGRESLESLGLRLALMYLDKQGIQPEAESETSPALRLRNAVFPIFEPNDGSYVGADAGGYQILLNYRGPSRTFQTIPMREVLQGKIAGNAFRDRIVLIGPTAESLKDFFYTPYSGNTITTPEKTHGVEIQANVASQVISAALDGRSNLRVWADPPLQLFLKGFPLQWQISEPREATWILLWATIGGLLAWIYRNPRYGILALSVAEGCLFGITYGVFLAGWWIPVVPPALALGLSAIALTGYVSSLERNDRKLVMNLFGRYVTPQIAEAIWRDREQLLGNGRLKGRKMTVTILFTDIKDFSTISERTDPEILMDWLNDYMAAMTQIVLDHGAVVDKFIGDAIMAVFGVPIARTTPQEIRQDALNAVDCAVKMGLALDSLNQKWVREGLPTIQMRVGISTGTAVTGSLGGQQRMDYTAIGDTVNIAARLESFDKSIDGGLCRVLVSDATYQFVQSQFAARSIGSVQLKGREQPTQVYQIVATSESGLVPSTAPE from the coding sequence ATGGTGAACCGCCTTGGTAAACAACTTTGGCAGTGGCGCGGCCTTTGGATGATTATTCCAGCGGTCACAGGGGCGATCGTGCTGCTGCGGGCTTTGGGCTGGCTGCAACCCTTGGAGTGGATGGCACTGGATCAATATTTTCGGCTGCGGCCCCAGGAACCCACGGACGATCGCATTGTCATTGTGGGGGTGGACGAGGCCGATATTCAGGCGATCGGTCGCTGGCCCATGGACGACAATACCCTGGCCCAGGTGATCGAAACCATCCAGCAGCAACAACCCCGCGCGATCGGGCTGGACTTTTTCCGGGATGTGCCCGTGGAACCGGGTTCCAAGCGATTGACCCAGGTTTTGGCAAAGCTGCCCAACTTAATCGGCATTGAAAAGCGCCTTGGCAGCCAGGATGCTTCGGCGGTTAATCCTGCCAACTTGCTCAAACAAAAGGGCCAAACCGCGTCTAATAACATCGTGGCCGATGGCGATGGTAAACTGCGCCGCGCCCTGCTCTACTGGACAACCCCCGACGGTCGTGAATCCCTGGAAAGTTTGGGGTTGCGGCTGGCTCTGATGTATTTAGATAAGCAAGGCATTCAACCGGAAGCGGAAAGTGAAACATCCCCTGCCCTGCGTCTCAGGAATGCCGTGTTTCCCATCTTTGAACCCAATGACGGTAGCTATGTGGGGGCAGATGCGGGCGGCTACCAAATTCTGCTGAACTACCGAGGCCCGTCTCGCACCTTTCAGACGATTCCGATGCGGGAGGTCTTGCAGGGCAAAATTGCTGGGAATGCTTTCCGCGATCGCATTGTCTTGATTGGCCCGACCGCAGAGAGCCTCAAGGATTTTTTCTACACTCCCTACAGCGGCAACACCATCACCACCCCCGAAAAAACCCACGGCGTGGAAATTCAAGCCAATGTCGCAAGTCAAGTTATCAGTGCGGCGTTGGATGGCCGATCGAATTTGCGCGTCTGGGCCGATCCCCCGCTCCAACTCTTTCTCAAGGGCTTTCCTCTGCAATGGCAAATTTCTGAACCGAGGGAAGCCACCTGGATTTTGCTCTGGGCGACGATCGGAGGGCTGTTAGCCTGGATCTATCGCAATCCGCGCTATGGCATTTTGGCCTTATCAGTGGCGGAGGGGTGTTTGTTTGGCATTACCTATGGGGTGTTTCTAGCAGGCTGGTGGATTCCTGTGGTGCCGCCTGCCTTGGCCTTGGGACTCTCGGCGATCGCGCTAACCGGCTACGTCAGTAGTTTAGAACGTAACGATCGCAAGCTCGTTATGAACCTATTTGGCCGTTATGTCACCCCGCAAATTGCCGAAGCCATCTGGCGCGATCGGGAGCAATTACTCGGTAACGGCAGATTGAAAGGCCGCAAGATGACCGTAACAATACTGTTCACGGATATTAAGGATTTCAGTACGATTTCGGAGCGCACCGATCCCGAGATTTTAATGGATTGGTTGAACGACTATATGGCAGCCATGACTCAGATTGTCTTGGATCACGGTGCCGTCGTCGATAAGTTCATCGGAGACGCCATTATGGCTGTATTTGGAGTACCGATCGCCCGCACGACTCCCCAAGAGATTCGGCAAGATGCCCTGAATGCGGTGGATTGCGCTGTCAAAATGGGTTTAGCGCTAGACAGCTTAAACCAAAAATGGGTCAGGGAAGGGTTGCCCACAATCCAAATGCGGGTAGGGATTTCCACGGGAACCGCTGTGACCGGAAGTCTCGGGGGCCAACAACGCATGGATTACACCGCGATCGGCGATACGGTCAACATTGCTGCTCGATTAGAAAGCTTCGATAAAAGTATTGATGGGGGGCTATGTCGAGTGCTGGTCAGTGATGCAACTTACCAGTTTGTGCAGTCGCAATTTGCAGCGCGATCGATCGGTTCGGTTCAACTCAAAGGGCGGGAACAACCCACGCAGGTCTATCAGATTGTAGCGACCAGTGAATCGGGCCTAGTTCCCTCCACTGCGCCAGAATAG
- a CDS encoding RNA-guided endonuclease TnpB family protein: MLVLEFKTYGKPAQFRAVDEAIRVTQFIRNKSIRLWMDGQAKSWVELSRHCSLLAKEFDFANKLNSMARQAAAERAWASISRFYDNCKKKVPGKKGFPTFQKNCRSVEYKTSGWKLSDDRKSITFTDKCGIGRLKMKGTRDLHFYPIDQIKRVRLVKRADGYYVQFCVSADRLETVEPTGKAVGLDVGLQEFYADSTGVTIENPRFLRKAEKVLKRSQRRVSKKVKGSSNRRKARQILGKRHLKISRQRKDHAVKLARCVITSNDVVAYEDLRIKNMVRNHCLAKSINDASWYQFRCWVEYYGKVFSKITIAVPPAYTSQECSNCGVIVKKSLSQRTHSCQCGCEMDRDHNAARNILSRGLATVGHTGSLMLDVGNAWGDGASTVVGESLLQQALS, from the coding sequence ATGCTAGTGCTTGAGTTCAAAACCTACGGCAAGCCTGCACAGTTCAGAGCAGTGGATGAAGCGATCCGCGTGACTCAGTTCATTCGGAACAAGTCAATTCGACTGTGGATGGATGGACAGGCTAAATCCTGGGTTGAACTCTCCCGCCACTGCTCACTACTGGCGAAAGAATTTGACTTCGCAAATAAGTTGAATTCAATGGCTCGACAAGCAGCAGCAGAACGAGCATGGGCAAGTATTTCAAGGTTCTACGACAACTGCAAAAAGAAGGTTCCTGGTAAGAAAGGATTTCCAACTTTTCAGAAAAATTGTCGCAGTGTGGAATACAAAACCTCCGGCTGGAAACTCTCGGATGACCGCAAGTCAATCACGTTTACCGATAAATGTGGCATTGGTCGATTGAAAATGAAAGGGACTCGTGACCTGCATTTCTATCCAATCGACCAAATTAAACGGGTGAGACTGGTCAAACGGGCTGATGGCTACTATGTGCAATTTTGTGTATCTGCTGACCGTCTTGAAACCGTTGAACCAACAGGAAAAGCTGTCGGTTTGGATGTGGGCTTGCAAGAGTTCTACGCTGATTCGACGGGCGTGACGATTGAAAATCCCCGCTTTCTGCGCAAGGCCGAAAAAGTCTTGAAGCGTAGTCAGCGTAGAGTTTCCAAGAAAGTTAAAGGTTCAAGCAATCGGAGAAAAGCAAGGCAGATTTTAGGCAAGCGTCATCTCAAAATAAGCAGGCAGCGTAAAGACCACGCCGTGAAGCTGGCAAGGTGCGTAATCACATCTAACGATGTTGTGGCCTACGAAGATTTGAGAATCAAAAATATGGTGCGGAATCATTGCCTTGCCAAATCGATTAACGATGCATCTTGGTATCAGTTCAGGTGCTGGGTGGAGTACTACGGCAAAGTGTTTTCTAAGATCACGATTGCTGTTCCACCAGCCTATACCAGCCAAGAATGCTCTAACTGCGGCGTGATTGTGAAAAAGTCTCTATCCCAAAGAACCCACTCTTGCCAGTGTGGGTGTGAAATGGATAGAGACCACAACGCAGCTAGAAACATCCTGAGTCGGGGATTAGCTACCGTAGGGCATACGGGAAGCCTCATGCTAGACGTGGGAAACGCTTGGGGAGATGGAGCCTCTACTGTGGTTGGCGAAAGCCTGCTACAGCAAGCACTGTCGTAG
- a CDS encoding M23 family metallopeptidase yields the protein MTSKPQIQLHQLLPLGKLSYRRLSYRRSIGLSLGCLLSFVPLTAIALAQTSVLAQTSDLDSAGAVTSPAPTGAEPTEASLGSTSVPDADPVIQIEAMPQEAAPPTREGAGDAPLQVESADVFIDRTDYSLGATQREAPVAEGKPSSSTTIAAGSSPSAAPVRVGSLNFSASGPSWTPATVNPNAIASAPSYFSKKLIRPFGRMGNGNLKLMFPLAIPAPITSLFGWRIHPITGDQRMHTGTDIGAPMGTPVLAALAGRVLLADFLGGYGLTIALEHSDGTQQTLYAHLSEIFVKPGELIQQGSAIGRVGSTGNSTGPHLHFELRQLTDEGWVALDAGLQLETAMADLVKSLQVAKNPANPQANSPGTPQGTQPRS from the coding sequence ATGACTTCCAAGCCTCAGATTCAGTTACATCAACTTCTCCCCTTGGGCAAATTGTCCTATCGCCGATTATCCTATCGTCGATCGATCGGGCTCAGTCTCGGTTGCTTGCTCAGTTTCGTGCCTTTGACTGCGATCGCCCTCGCCCAAACCAGTGTCCTAGCTCAAACCAGTGACCTAGACAGTGCTGGCGCAGTCACCAGTCCCGCTCCGACTGGTGCAGAACCAACAGAAGCAAGCTTAGGTAGCACCAGTGTGCCCGATGCGGATCCGGTTATCCAGATCGAGGCCATGCCCCAGGAGGCTGCCCCCCCAACCCGTGAGGGCGCAGGGGATGCACCGCTGCAAGTAGAATCGGCGGATGTGTTCATCGATCGCACGGATTATAGCCTCGGAGCCACCCAACGAGAAGCGCCCGTCGCTGAGGGGAAACCCTCCTCCAGTACTACGATCGCGGCGGGGTCTAGCCCGAGTGCGGCTCCCGTGCGCGTCGGGTCTCTCAATTTCTCGGCCAGTGGCCCCAGTTGGACGCCAGCCACTGTCAATCCCAATGCGATCGCCAGTGCACCTAGTTATTTCAGCAAAAAGCTGATCCGTCCCTTTGGTCGCATGGGCAATGGCAATCTGAAATTGATGTTCCCCTTGGCGATCCCAGCTCCGATTACCTCGCTGTTTGGTTGGCGCATCCACCCGATTACCGGGGATCAACGGATGCATACTGGCACGGACATCGGTGCACCCATGGGAACACCTGTGTTAGCCGCGTTAGCGGGGCGGGTCTTGCTAGCCGATTTCCTGGGAGGCTATGGCTTGACGATCGCCCTGGAACATAGCGACGGCACCCAACAAACACTCTACGCCCACCTATCGGAAATTTTCGTCAAGCCGGGGGAACTGATCCAGCAGGGTTCCGCGATCGGTCGGGTGGGCAGCACCGGGAATTCCACCGGCCCCCACTTGCACTTTGAATTGCGGCAACTGACCGACGAAGGTTGGGTCGCCCTGGATGCCGGACTCCAGTTAGAAACCGCCATGGCCGATCTGGTGAAATCCCTGCAAGTTGCGAAAAATCCAGCCAACCCTCAAGCCAATTCCCCAGGAACGCCTCAAGGCACTCAACCCCGATCGTAA
- a CDS encoding TolC family protein: MKTLHLFFLAGVGALITVGHAGSSSAQSVAPQKPLSQPSFELQSPHLGKLLAAVNAPEEFSPQTMPLPSSLQQTQPASSPNPAPNNSNLVPATPSKSSVPKSSTPLPPSQDQPTQAQPNLSTPSVKPATPGMLQERKSLLTEDQRKAPAPELLNPHANPLLFPTKTEEVKLAGAQPITLNQALELAERNNRDIQVSKLELERSKAVLRQAQASLFPTLELQGTFTRSENASTEISLRSQRIAFDRLDPFQKAFQQAPPEGDDQPITSLNTQIQLNYDIYTSGRRPAQIRAAEKQVRTAELALEQAQEKIQFDVASAYYDLQDAEEQVRINRAAVENAQQSLSDSEKLLRAGLGTSFDVLRSQVQLANNQQQLTNSQANWTIRRRQLAQLLSLPEFAEILAADPVEKAGEWKLSLEESIITAYKNRAEMETQLVQREISEAQRKAALATLGPTLSVQADYNLLKIFEQPVPGFSDGYSLSAVARWSLFDGGSARAQAKQQEINKQIAETRFAQTRNVVRFEVEQAYASLQANAASIETTTLAVTQAERALYLARIRFREGVGTQTDVINAQTDLTRAQGNRLSAIIGYNRSLAQLRRAISNIARE; this comes from the coding sequence ATGAAGACATTGCATCTTTTCTTTCTTGCAGGGGTCGGTGCATTAATCACCGTAGGTCATGCAGGTTCCAGTTCTGCCCAGTCGGTCGCGCCGCAAAAGCCTTTGAGCCAGCCATCATTTGAGCTACAGTCACCTCATTTAGGGAAACTCCTGGCTGCGGTAAATGCCCCCGAGGAATTTTCTCCCCAAACCATGCCGCTGCCCAGTTCTCTCCAGCAAACCCAACCGGCAAGTTCCCCTAACCCTGCCCCCAACAATTCCAATCTCGTCCCGGCAACCCCATCCAAGTCGTCTGTCCCCAAATCCAGCACCCCCTTACCCCCCAGCCAGGATCAACCCACCCAGGCCCAACCAAACCTGTCAACGCCATCCGTTAAACCGGCTACACCGGGTATGCTTCAGGAACGGAAATCCTTGCTCACTGAAGACCAGCGGAAGGCTCCTGCACCAGAATTGCTGAATCCCCACGCCAACCCGTTGCTGTTTCCCACCAAGACCGAGGAAGTCAAACTAGCGGGTGCCCAACCGATTACGCTGAACCAAGCGCTGGAATTAGCAGAACGGAATAATCGGGACATTCAAGTCAGCAAATTGGAGTTGGAACGCAGCAAAGCAGTCCTGCGTCAGGCGCAAGCCAGCCTCTTTCCCACGCTGGAGCTACAAGGAACTTTTACCCGATCGGAAAATGCCAGCACTGAAATCTCCCTACGCTCCCAGCGGATTGCCTTCGATCGCTTAGATCCCTTTCAAAAAGCCTTTCAGCAAGCACCACCAGAAGGGGATGATCAGCCCATTACCAGCCTCAATACCCAAATTCAACTGAACTACGATATCTATACCTCCGGGCGGCGACCGGCCCAAATTCGCGCCGCGGAAAAACAGGTACGCACTGCTGAACTGGCGCTGGAACAGGCCCAGGAAAAAATCCAGTTTGATGTGGCCAGTGCCTATTACGACCTACAGGATGCGGAAGAACAGGTACGGATTAACCGAGCTGCCGTGGAAAATGCCCAACAAAGTTTGAGCGATAGTGAAAAACTGCTGCGGGCGGGATTGGGTACCAGCTTTGATGTGTTGCGATCGCAGGTGCAACTGGCCAATAACCAACAACAATTAACTAACTCCCAAGCCAACTGGACAATTCGCCGCCGCCAACTAGCACAGTTACTCAGCCTGCCGGAATTTGCTGAAATTCTCGCCGCCGATCCGGTTGAGAAAGCCGGGGAATGGAAACTATCCCTCGAAGAGAGCATTATTACTGCCTACAAAAACCGGGCAGAAATGGAAACCCAACTGGTACAACGAGAGATCAGCGAAGCCCAACGCAAAGCGGCACTGGCGACCCTGGGGCCAACCCTGAGTGTGCAAGCCGACTATAATCTCCTGAAGATTTTTGAGCAGCCGGTACCCGGTTTTTCCGATGGTTATAGCCTGTCTGCCGTCGCGCGTTGGTCGCTCTTTGATGGGGGCAGTGCCCGCGCCCAAGCCAAGCAACAGGAAATTAATAAGCAAATCGCGGAAACTCGCTTTGCCCAAACCCGTAATGTGGTTCGCTTTGAAGTTGAGCAAGCCTACGCCAGCCTACAAGCCAACGCAGCCAGTATCGAAACCACGACCCTGGCTGTCACACAAGCAGAACGGGCGCTGTATCTGGCCAGAATTCGTTTCCGGGAAGGGGTGGGAACCCAGACTGATGTGATCAATGCCCAGACCGATCTGACCCGCGCCCAGGGCAACCGCCTCAGCGCCATCATTGGCTACAACCGATCGCTAGCGCAATTACGACGAGCGATCAGCAATATCGCCCGGGAATAA
- a CDS encoding DNA-directed RNA polymerase subunit omega has protein sequence MRKSKTTSKSGSLYKRSTLDTEQLMRRADDLISAASNRYRITVQVANRAKRRRFEEFDAVEDPMMKPVMRAIIEMSDELTQPEIIGE, from the coding sequence TTGCGTAAGTCCAAGACTACATCCAAGTCCGGATCCCTTTACAAACGCTCAACCCTGGATACTGAGCAGCTCATGCGGCGGGCGGATGACCTGATTAGTGCCGCATCTAATCGCTACCGCATCACCGTGCAGGTGGCGAACCGGGCGAAGCGTCGTCGTTTCGAAGAGTTTGATGCCGTGGAAGACCCCATGATGAAGCCCGTCATGCGAGCCATTATCGAAATGTCCGATGAGCTGACCCAGCCAGAAATCATCGGAGAATAA
- the hpsP gene encoding hormogonium polysaccharide biosynthesis glycosyltransferase HpsP, with protein sequence MKILQIIPSISLVYGGPSQMVLGLSSALARSGVQVTILTTDANGDAGQAPLPVPLGIPVEQDGYEILYFRCAPFRRYKFSIDLLTWLWENADRYDVAHIHALFSPVTSLAATIARMRGLPYILRPLGTLDPADLQKKRTIKQLYAQVLERPNLAGAAALHFTSEQEAKVSERFGTQSLDWVYPLGVQLPAAERSIAETKAALNLPNDRPILLFMSRIDPKKGLDLLIPALEKLSQTTPFHFILAGGNPQDSGYETQIKQKIQQSQLHDRTTLTGFVSGSLKTELLQVADLFVLPSYYENFGIAVAEAMSVGTPVVISNQVHIYHQIEQSESGWICECTSESVYNTLKTALKDHHDLRYRGLHAQDYAKQHYSWDAIASQIGQRYQAIIR encoded by the coding sequence ATGAAAATCCTGCAAATCATTCCTTCAATTTCGCTGGTGTACGGTGGCCCCAGTCAGATGGTGCTGGGTTTGTCGTCAGCGCTGGCCCGATCGGGCGTACAAGTGACGATTCTCACCACCGACGCCAACGGAGATGCAGGACAGGCACCGCTCCCAGTCCCGTTGGGAATTCCTGTGGAACAGGATGGTTATGAGATTCTCTATTTCCGGTGTGCGCCCTTTCGGCGGTATAAATTTTCGATCGACCTATTAACCTGGCTTTGGGAAAATGCCGATCGCTATGATGTCGCTCACATTCACGCCCTATTTTCTCCCGTCACGTCCCTAGCGGCGACGATCGCGCGAATGAGGGGATTGCCCTATATCCTGCGCCCCCTGGGAACCCTTGATCCAGCGGATTTACAGAAAAAACGAACCATCAAACAACTTTACGCACAGGTTTTAGAACGCCCGAATTTAGCAGGGGCGGCGGCGCTGCATTTCACCAGTGAGCAAGAAGCCAAAGTTTCAGAACGGTTTGGGACGCAGTCCCTAGACTGGGTGTATCCCTTGGGGGTGCAGTTACCCGCTGCTGAACGATCGATCGCTGAAACGAAGGCTGCCTTAAACTTACCGAACGATCGACCGATTCTACTCTTCATGTCCCGCATCGATCCGAAAAAGGGGCTAGACTTACTGATTCCAGCCTTGGAAAAACTCAGTCAAACAACGCCCTTTCACTTCATTCTAGCGGGGGGGAATCCCCAGGATTCAGGCTATGAAACCCAGATTAAGCAGAAAATCCAGCAATCTCAACTGCACGATCGCACCACTCTGACGGGCTTTGTATCCGGTAGTCTCAAAACTGAGCTACTACAGGTCGCAGATTTATTTGTTTTACCATCCTATTATGAAAACTTTGGCATTGCCGTTGCTGAAGCCATGTCTGTTGGAACGCCGGTTGTAATTTCCAATCAAGTTCATATCTATCATCAAATTGAACAGTCCGAATCCGGCTGGATTTGTGAATGTACCTCCGAAAGCGTTTACAACACCCTGAAGACAGCGCTCAAAGATCACCATGATTTGCGTTATCGAGGACTCCATGCCCAAGATTACGCAAAACAGCATTACAGTTGGGACGCGATCGCTAGCCAAATTGGTCAACGTTACCAAGCCATTATTCGCTAA
- a CDS encoding DUF928 domain-containing protein, translating to MPRLHPLRFSTSTFLTSVAALIALQSFVNSGTGRQSLLLEWSQPAIAAQRTKYNPPNRPTPIRTDGTGVRSSPSVKCANTSESMFLSMLAPVSHGGETVNPRPTLYVYFTGKRPIEMRLGEVGKKPLFIQRVESSEPGFMPLPYPSDQPELQTGKTYQWSVEVVCNPKKSFENVGLIKANLQRVESPKKLNEAIAKVDAIPDRSAIYAEAGLWYDAVDSLAGPLLDQPQNKALKTALLDLLEQGGLKKTVEQERKMKRAAGCHSETPFGSQRADEKVRCPQSQVRY from the coding sequence ATGCCTAGATTGCACCCTTTGCGGTTTTCCACGAGTACCTTCTTAACCAGCGTAGCGGCGCTCATTGCCCTCCAGAGTTTTGTCAATTCTGGAACGGGACGGCAATCACTTCTGCTGGAATGGAGTCAACCGGCGATCGCGGCTCAACGGACTAAATATAATCCCCCCAACCGACCTACTCCGATTCGAACCGATGGCACAGGGGTGCGGAGCAGCCCCAGTGTGAAATGCGCTAACACGAGTGAGTCGATGTTTCTTTCGATGCTGGCTCCGGTGAGTCATGGGGGAGAAACGGTGAATCCTCGTCCAACCCTGTATGTTTACTTCACAGGCAAACGTCCGATCGAAATGCGTTTGGGTGAAGTGGGCAAAAAGCCTTTATTTATCCAGCGAGTGGAATCTAGCGAACCGGGATTTATGCCGCTGCCCTATCCCAGCGATCAACCGGAACTCCAAACTGGAAAAACCTACCAATGGTCGGTGGAAGTCGTTTGTAACCCTAAGAAATCCTTTGAAAATGTGGGGTTAATCAAAGCCAACTTGCAACGGGTCGAGTCTCCCAAAAAACTCAATGAAGCGATCGCAAAAGTAGACGCCATCCCCGATCGATCGGCTATCTACGCGGAGGCGGGACTGTGGTATGACGCAGTGGATAGCTTGGCTGGCCCCTTGCTGGATCAACCGCAAAACAAAGCGCTCAAAACCGCTTTACTCGATCTCCTAGAACAGGGGGGGTTGAAGAAAACGGTAGAACAAGAGCGTAAAATGAAACGGGCTGCCGGGTGCCATAGTGAAACACCGTTCGGGAGCCAGCGCGCTGACGAGAAAGTCCGTTGCCCTCAATCCCAAGTGCGCTATTAA